One Novosphingobium sp. EMRT-2 DNA segment encodes these proteins:
- a CDS encoding threonine ammonia-lyase yields the protein MENLVRSSAQQPTGNPGALLDIAEVRAAAERISGQVVRTPTLYSRTLSAITGAEIWLKFENLQFTAAYKERGALNALLQLDEERRSRGVIAASAGNHAQGLSYHGTRLGVPVTIVMPKTTPTVKIMQTESNGGKVVLEGETFDEAYAYARSMEKQLGLTFVHPFDDPQVAAGQGTVALEMLEDAPEIDMLAVPIGGGGLLSGMGTAARALKPDIGLIGVQAQLYPSMYDKLKHADLPCGGDTLAEGIAVKEPGAFTSAVLAQLVDDIVLVDEAALESAVALLLQIEKIVVEGAGAAGLAAVMRNRALFEGRNVGIVLTGGNIDTRLLANVLLRDLARSGRLGRLRIVLQDRPGALFHVVEEFNRYQVNILEVWHQRIFTSLPAKGLTAEIECEARDREQIDLLVAALRAKGYDVIQIELG from the coding sequence ATGGAAAATCTGGTCCGTTCATCCGCTCAGCAGCCCACCGGCAATCCCGGTGCCCTGCTCGACATCGCCGAGGTACGCGCGGCGGCGGAGCGAATTAGCGGGCAGGTGGTGCGCACCCCCACGCTTTACAGCAGGACGTTGAGCGCCATCACCGGCGCCGAGATCTGGCTCAAGTTCGAAAACCTCCAGTTCACGGCCGCCTACAAGGAACGCGGCGCGCTCAATGCCCTTCTGCAACTCGATGAGGAACGCCGTTCGCGCGGCGTGATCGCGGCTTCGGCCGGCAACCACGCGCAAGGCCTGTCTTACCACGGCACGCGGCTGGGCGTGCCCGTCACCATCGTCATGCCCAAGACGACGCCGACGGTGAAGATCATGCAGACCGAGAGCAACGGCGGCAAGGTCGTGCTCGAGGGCGAGACGTTCGACGAGGCCTATGCCTATGCCCGGTCGATGGAAAAGCAGCTCGGGCTGACCTTTGTTCATCCGTTCGACGATCCGCAGGTCGCCGCCGGGCAGGGCACGGTGGCGCTCGAAATGCTCGAGGATGCGCCCGAGATCGACATGCTGGCGGTGCCGATCGGCGGTGGTGGACTGCTTTCGGGCATGGGCACGGCGGCGCGGGCGCTGAAACCCGATATCGGCCTGATCGGGGTGCAGGCGCAGCTTTATCCGTCGATGTACGACAAGCTGAAGCACGCCGATCTGCCATGCGGCGGCGATACCCTGGCCGAAGGCATCGCGGTGAAGGAGCCGGGGGCCTTCACCTCGGCGGTGCTGGCGCAGCTTGTCGATGACATCGTGCTGGTCGACGAAGCCGCGCTTGAAAGCGCGGTGGCGCTGCTGCTGCAGATCGAGAAGATCGTAGTCGAAGGCGCGGGCGCGGCCGGGCTGGCCGCGGTCATGCGCAACCGCGCATTGTTCGAAGGACGCAACGTGGGCATCGTGCTGACGGGCGGCAATATCGATACCCGCCTGCTCGCCAACGTGCTGCTGCGCGATCTGGCGCGGTCGGGCCGGCTCGGCCGGCTGCGCATCGTGCTGCAGGATCGCCCGGGCGCGCTGTTCCATGTGGTCGAGGAGTTCAACCGCTACCAAGTGAACATTCTCGAAGTCTGGCACCAGCGCATTTTCACCTCGCTTCCGGCCAAGGGGCTGACCGCCGAGATCGAATGCGAGGCGCGCGATCGCGAGCAGATCGACCTGCTGGTCGCGGCGCTCCGCGCCAAGGGATATGACGTGATTCAGATCGAATTGGGCTGA
- a CDS encoding arginyltransferase, with product MTAPVRFPRFFVTSPAPCPYLEGKSERKVFTELKGPHADDLNDALGRIGFRRSQTVAYRPSCIDCTACVSVRVVSDEFQPSSAQRRAIKANSDLIVTACKPWSTQEQFDLLRRYLSARHPDGGMAAMDEMDFADMVEHTPVRSYVIEYREPGVGGAPGKLVGACLTDHQGDGLSMIYSFYDPHHETRTGLGTYIILDHILHAARIGLPYVYLGYWVEGSSRMQYKVRFRPLERLGRDGWERFSTDEQAIAIDRAATSRQGGFEHGGKDGLHAGQEIYRPA from the coding sequence GTGACCGCGCCCGTCCGTTTTCCCCGCTTTTTCGTGACGAGCCCCGCGCCGTGCCCCTATCTTGAGGGTAAGAGCGAACGGAAGGTGTTCACCGAGCTGAAGGGGCCTCATGCCGACGACCTGAACGACGCGCTGGGCCGGATCGGCTTCCGCCGCAGCCAGACCGTCGCCTACCGCCCCAGCTGCATCGATTGCACCGCCTGCGTCTCGGTGCGCGTCGTCTCGGACGAGTTTCAGCCCTCTTCGGCGCAACGCCGGGCGATCAAGGCCAATTCGGACCTGATTGTTACTGCATGCAAGCCGTGGTCGACGCAGGAACAGTTTGACCTCCTGCGGCGTTACCTGTCGGCGCGCCACCCCGATGGGGGCATGGCGGCCATGGACGAGATGGATTTTGCTGACATGGTGGAACATACGCCAGTCAGAAGCTATGTGATTGAATACAGGGAACCGGGCGTGGGTGGCGCGCCGGGCAAACTGGTGGGAGCCTGCCTTACCGACCATCAGGGCGATGGTCTTTCGATGATCTACAGTTTCTACGATCCACATCACGAGACGCGCACCGGGCTTGGAACCTACATCATCCTCGATCACATTCTGCACGCGGCGAGAATCGGCCTGCCCTACGTCTATCTCGGGTACTGGGTCGAAGGATCTTCGCGCATGCAGTACAAGGTGCGCTTCCGTCCGCTCGAACGCCTTGGCCGCGATGGCTGGGAGCGTTTCTCGACTGATGAACAGGCCATCGCCATCGATCGTGCGGCCACCTCGCGGCAGGGCGGTTTCGAGCACGGGGGCAAGGATGGTCTGCACGCCGGACAGGAAATCTACCGTCCGGCCTGA
- a CDS encoding acyl-CoA dehydrogenase, translated as MAGMVRFDWEDAFALDAQLTEDERLIAGSARSFAQDRLQPRVIDAFAQEHTDPAIFREMGEQGLLGITLPEKYGCAGASYVSYGLVAREVERVDSGYRSMMSVQSSLVMFPIYEYGSEEQRMKYLPKLATGEFIGCFGLTEPDAGSDPGGMRTHAVKVEGGYRLSGSKTWISNAPIADVFVIWAKSEAHGGAIRGFILEKGMKGLSAPKIDNKLSLRASITGMVMMDDVFVPDDALLPNVEGLKGPFGCLNRARYGISWGALGAAEFCYHAARQYGLDRKQFGRPLAATQLYQKKLADMLTEISLGFQASLRVGRLMDEGAFAPEMISIVKRNNVGKALDIARTARDMHGGNGISGEYQVIRHMVNLETVNTYEGTHDVHALILGRAITGIAAF; from the coding sequence ATGGCAGGCATGGTTCGGTTCGATTGGGAAGACGCCTTCGCGCTCGATGCGCAGCTCACCGAGGATGAGCGGCTTATCGCCGGCTCCGCGCGCAGCTTCGCGCAGGATCGCCTCCAGCCGCGCGTGATCGATGCCTTCGCGCAGGAACATACCGATCCCGCGATCTTCCGCGAAATGGGCGAACAGGGCCTGCTCGGCATCACGCTGCCGGAAAAGTATGGCTGCGCCGGCGCGTCCTACGTCTCCTACGGCCTTGTCGCGCGCGAGGTGGAGCGCGTCGATTCCGGCTACCGCTCGATGATGAGCGTGCAGTCCAGCCTGGTGATGTTCCCGATCTACGAATACGGATCGGAAGAGCAGCGGATGAAGTACCTGCCCAAGCTCGCCACCGGCGAATTCATTGGCTGCTTTGGCCTGACCGAACCCGATGCCGGCTCAGATCCGGGCGGCATGCGTACCCATGCGGTAAAGGTGGAGGGCGGTTATCGCCTGTCCGGTTCAAAAACCTGGATTTCCAACGCGCCGATCGCCGATGTCTTCGTGATCTGGGCCAAGTCCGAAGCGCATGGCGGCGCGATCCGTGGCTTCATCCTCGAAAAGGGCATGAAGGGCCTGTCCGCGCCGAAGATCGACAACAAGCTCTCGCTGCGCGCCTCGATCACCGGCATGGTGATGATGGACGACGTGTTCGTGCCCGATGACGCGCTGCTGCCCAACGTCGAAGGGCTGAAGGGGCCGTTTGGCTGCCTCAACCGCGCGCGCTACGGCATTTCGTGGGGTGCGCTGGGCGCCGCCGAGTTCTGCTACCACGCCGCGCGCCAGTACGGGCTCGATCGCAAGCAGTTCGGTCGCCCGCTCGCCGCGACGCAGCTGTACCAGAAGAAGCTGGCCGACATGCTGACCGAGATCAGCCTGGGCTTTCAGGCCTCGCTGCGCGTCGGCCGCCTGATGGACGAAGGCGCCTTCGCGCCCGAGATGATCTCGATCGTCAAGCGCAACAACGTGGGCAAGGCGCTCGACATCGCGCGGACGGCGCGCGACATGCACGGCGGCAACGGCATCTCGGGCGAATACCAGGTGATCCGTCACATGGTGAACCTCGAAACCGTGAACACCTACGAAGGCACGCACGACGTTCACGCGCTGATCCTGGGCCGCGCGATCACGGGCATCGCCGCGTTTTGA
- a CDS encoding TetR/AcrR family transcriptional regulator, giving the protein MNQYDGAPSFVTDLVFPEREGGYAKGHETRELILRTALHILIEEGYRAMSMRRVAAACDMKFGNLTYHFRSREDLVRELLDAVIRSYEQEFDAIVRMPGAPPEERLRRLCLLVLEDIRSKKTTRLFPELWALSNHDAFVFDRVHELYVRARAPAIEIIREMRPDLPCEACEMLALFISASMEGMTVFAGYDKPFEPHMAKLESIALKSFIALLKTVTAEEALALGEGGEACARV; this is encoded by the coding sequence ATGAATCAGTATGATGGTGCGCCATCTTTCGTCACCGACCTGGTCTTTCCGGAACGCGAGGGCGGCTATGCCAAGGGCCACGAAACCCGCGAACTGATCCTGCGCACCGCGCTGCACATCCTGATCGAGGAAGGCTATCGCGCGATGTCGATGCGGCGAGTCGCCGCCGCCTGCGACATGAAGTTCGGCAACCTGACCTACCATTTCCGCAGCCGCGAGGATCTTGTGCGCGAACTGCTCGACGCGGTCATCCGCAGCTACGAGCAGGAATTCGACGCCATCGTGCGGATGCCCGGCGCGCCGCCGGAAGAGCGGTTGCGCCGCCTGTGCCTGCTGGTGCTGGAAGACATCCGCAGCAAGAAGACGACGCGCTTGTTCCCGGAATTGTGGGCGCTGTCCAACCACGACGCATTCGTGTTCGACCGCGTCCACGAACTCTACGTCCGCGCCCGCGCGCCCGCGATCGAGATCATCCGCGAAATGCGCCCCGACCTGCCGTGCGAGGCGTGCGAGATGCTCGCGCTGTTCATCTCCGCCTCGATGGAGGGGATGACCGTGTTCGCCGGCTACGACAAGCCGTTCGAACCGCACATGGCCAAGCTGGAAAGCATCGCGCTCAAATCGTTCATCGCGCTGTTGAAAACAGTAACGGCGGAAGAGGCGCTGGCGCTGGGCGAGGGCGGCGAGGCGTGCGCCCGGGTGTGA
- a CDS encoding LysR family transcriptional regulator, with amino-acid sequence MMLDGDQLEAFLAIAETRHFLRAADRLGIAQSVVSKRLQRLEDRLGARLVTRGSRKDVALTRAGQLFLDEARAALASLRQAERIGRNIARGAAGPLRIGYVFSAAMSGTLARALRALRDALPDLDVRLSLMETPVQFDRIVSGEIDIGLTRPRPSYPPAITARTVHREPLVLALADDHPLTFHAAVRLADLAGEPFIMPQFHEEVGLAEAVRDLSRAGGFAMPALHRTDDFISAAVLAAAGRGVVLAPASLQHLALDGLTFRPLADHAATVELALLCRDDTPAAARGVIEKALAL; translated from the coding sequence ATGATGCTCGACGGCGACCAGCTCGAAGCGTTCCTGGCCATTGCCGAAACCCGGCACTTCCTGCGCGCCGCCGACCGGCTGGGCATCGCGCAGTCGGTCGTCAGCAAGCGCCTGCAGCGGCTGGAAGACCGGCTGGGCGCCCGGCTGGTCACGCGGGGCAGCCGCAAGGACGTGGCGCTGACGCGCGCCGGCCAGCTCTTTCTGGACGAGGCGCGCGCGGCGCTGGCCTCGCTGCGGCAGGCCGAGCGGATCGGGCGCAACATCGCGCGCGGCGCCGCCGGGCCGCTGCGCATCGGCTACGTGTTCTCCGCGGCGATGAGCGGAACGCTGGCGCGCGCGCTGCGGGCGCTGCGCGATGCCCTGCCCGATCTGGACGTGCGCCTTTCACTGATGGAAACGCCGGTGCAGTTCGACCGCATCGTTTCGGGCGAGATCGACATCGGGCTGACCCGCCCCAGGCCGTCCTACCCCCCGGCGATCACCGCGCGCACCGTCCACCGCGAACCGCTGGTGCTGGCGCTGGCCGACGACCATCCGCTGACCTTCCACGCCGCCGTTCGGCTGGCGGACCTCGCCGGCGAGCCGTTCATCATGCCGCAGTTCCACGAGGAAGTGGGCCTTGCCGAAGCCGTGCGTGACCTCTCGCGCGCCGGCGGCTTCGCCATGCCCGCGCTTCACCGCACCGACGATTTCATCTCCGCCGCCGTGCTCGCCGCCGCCGGGCGCGGCGTGGTCCTCGCCCCCGCCTCGCTCCAGCACCTCGCGCTCGACGGCCTGACCTTCCGCCCCCTGGCCGATCATGCCGCCACCGTCGAACTGGCGCTGCTCTGCCGCGACGACACCCCTGCGGCTGCGCGCGGGGTGATCGAGAAAGCGCTGGCGTTGTAG
- a CDS encoding cation:proton antiporter, with translation MNGGAPHSMMHDGFLLLGFALGFVLLFRRLRLGATLGYLVAGAVVGPQVLGLVGDAEQKLGIAELGITLLLFLVGLELNPSRLWKMKRDILGLGLLQVTACGMAIAAMIALGTEFSSAAALALGLPLALSSTAQVLPMLQSSGRLRTPFGERAFAILLFQDLSIIPMITIIAAMSRNPADVGGPPGWLLSLYTIGAIVGLVAAGRFLIRPLFRLIGKLGEREMFVVAALFTVIAAAAIMEALGLSTALGAFVAGVMLADSPYRHELEADVEPFRSILLGLFFLAVGMMLDLNAIAQRPLFVLGMATALVGVKAAVIFAIGLAFRMTWRGAMALGLLLSQGGEFGFVLFTQAQNALLVAPEAASLFGAIVTVSMASTPFLMMATRRFRDEPAADQGEREGPSADGASAIVVGYGRFGQTVAQMLNASDIEVTLIDTDIEMIDVAASFGAKVYFGDGCRLDVLRQAGAAEAELILFCTDGDQLDAEMIEAVHEAFPDAAIYVRAYDRRAVIRLKRTPVSGIVREVMESAVKMARLALEDAGVNLEAINRAEDIYRNNDRERLKIQIEAGDIRAARDRIITAPTPQET, from the coding sequence ATGAACGGCGGCGCGCCGCATTCCATGATGCACGACGGCTTCCTGTTGCTCGGCTTCGCGCTCGGCTTCGTGCTGCTGTTCCGGCGCCTGCGGCTGGGCGCGACGCTGGGCTACCTCGTCGCCGGCGCGGTGGTGGGGCCGCAAGTGCTGGGCCTGGTGGGCGATGCCGAACAGAAGCTGGGCATCGCTGAACTCGGCATCACGCTGCTGCTGTTCCTGGTTGGGCTGGAGTTGAACCCTTCGCGCTTGTGGAAGATGAAGCGCGACATCCTGGGGCTCGGGCTGCTGCAAGTGACCGCCTGCGGCATGGCCATCGCCGCGATGATCGCGCTGGGCACCGAATTCTCGTCCGCCGCCGCGCTCGCGCTGGGCCTGCCGCTGGCGCTTTCCTCCACCGCGCAGGTGCTGCCGATGCTGCAATCGTCGGGCCGGCTGCGCACGCCGTTTGGCGAACGGGCCTTCGCCATCCTGCTGTTCCAGGACCTGTCGATCATCCCGATGATCACGATCATCGCCGCAATGAGCCGCAACCCGGCCGACGTGGGTGGCCCGCCGGGATGGCTGCTGTCGCTCTACACGATCGGCGCGATCGTCGGCCTTGTCGCCGCCGGGCGCTTCCTGATCCGCCCGCTGTTCCGCCTGATCGGCAAACTAGGCGAGCGCGAGATGTTCGTGGTGGCGGCGCTGTTCACGGTGATCGCGGCGGCCGCGATCATGGAAGCGCTGGGCCTATCCACCGCGCTGGGCGCGTTCGTCGCCGGGGTAATGCTGGCGGATTCGCCTTATCGCCATGAACTGGAAGCCGATGTCGAACCGTTCCGTTCGATCCTGCTGGGCCTGTTCTTCCTGGCGGTGGGCATGATGCTCGATCTCAACGCCATCGCGCAGCGGCCACTGTTCGTGCTGGGCATGGCCACGGCGCTGGTGGGGGTGAAGGCCGCGGTGATCTTCGCGATCGGCCTTGCCTTCCGCATGACCTGGCGCGGCGCGATGGCGCTGGGCCTGCTGCTCAGCCAGGGGGGCGAATTCGGCTTCGTGCTGTTCACGCAAGCGCAGAACGCACTGCTTGTCGCGCCCGAGGCCGCCAGCCTGTTCGGCGCGATCGTCACCGTTTCGATGGCGAGCACGCCGTTCCTGATGATGGCCACGCGCCGCTTCCGCGACGAGCCAGCTGCCGACCAGGGCGAGCGCGAAGGACCGAGCGCCGACGGCGCGAGCGCGATCGTCGTGGGCTATGGCCGCTTCGGCCAGACCGTGGCGCAGATGCTGAACGCCAGCGACATCGAAGTGACGCTGATCGACACCGACATCGAGATGATCGACGTGGCGGCGAGCTTCGGCGCAAAGGTCTATTTCGGCGACGGCTGCCGGCTCGACGTGCTGCGCCAGGCCGGCGCAGCCGAGGCCGAACTGATCCTGTTCTGCACCGATGGCGACCAACTGGACGCCGAGATGATCGAGGCCGTCCACGAGGCGTTTCCCGATGCCGCGATCTATGTGCGCGCCTATGACCGCCGCGCGGTGATCCGCCTCAAGCGCACGCCCGTCAGCGGGATCGTGCGCGAGGTGATGGAATCGGCCGTGAAGATGGCGCGGCTGGCGCTGGAGGATGCGGGCGTCAACCTGGAAGCGATCAACCGGGCCGAAGACATCTATCGCAACAACGATCGCGAACGGCTGAAAATCCAGATCGAGGCTGGCGACATCCGCGCCGCGCGCGACCGCATCATCACCGCGCCAACGCCGCAGGAGACGTGA
- a CDS encoding autotransporter assembly complex family protein → MSGSLTRIIAAALFVALVPAPMALAQSRDTDQALKDLIPDSAIDNAESWALDTDAARQPAPDVAALLGATEPLQALTDIPGITIDWPQTADLPPFKPLDPDPDIALAQQQVDGAVDALDGEQQQVESARNALIPDASLSHVGGQVDLAFSPTDAFPERDELVSRFSGLSSLHSLDDDEDNLAQLTRRARSDRDLIVEILRTYGYYDAEVYQSIVTPQSEAAASAASASAEGGNGARRGQRRNAIDLSKVVVRFDVVPGPQYRLAKIDLGDIAGTGADYETLRAAFGVRVGDPVNTEKILKGRADLAATLGDNGYAFAKVGEPALVIDHEPRTGDLTVPVTSGGRYVFGQVVSGMPRFMGSRHIQHIARFRPGDVYQTAMLDDLRQAILATSLVSSVTVKTREVTPPAAGKPGVVDVDVDMAKAPQRTIAALIGYSSGEGFRVEASWEHRNLIPPEGMVRVRGVAGTREQLLGVIYRRNNFLTRDQVLTADLYAQTKVSDAYQARTLSLVSSIERQTTLLFQKPWVYSAGLEVVATSEREDSTQPRKTYFIGALPLRGAYDGSDSLLDPTRGFRVALRVSPEISRQAGANSTYVKVQLDASLYRPVSDSVVMAGRVRFGAIQGADIASIAPSRRFYAGGGSSVRGYGYQQIGPRDTTGAPSGGRSLTEFSLEARVKTGLMGGAVSVVPFVDAGAVDETTTPRFRDIKVGVGVGIRYQTNFGPIRIDLGTPLNPSKGDSRIGVYVALGQAF, encoded by the coding sequence ATGTCGGGATCGCTGACGCGGATCATCGCGGCGGCGCTGTTTGTCGCGCTGGTGCCCGCGCCGATGGCGCTGGCGCAATCGCGCGATACCGACCAGGCGCTCAAGGACCTGATTCCCGATTCGGCGATCGACAATGCCGAAAGCTGGGCGCTCGATACCGATGCCGCGCGCCAGCCCGCGCCCGATGTCGCCGCGCTGCTGGGCGCGACCGAACCGTTGCAGGCGCTGACCGACATTCCCGGCATCACCATCGATTGGCCGCAGACCGCCGATCTTCCGCCGTTCAAGCCGCTCGATCCCGATCCGGACATCGCGCTGGCGCAGCAGCAGGTGGATGGCGCGGTCGATGCGCTGGATGGCGAACAGCAGCAGGTCGAAAGTGCGCGCAACGCGCTGATCCCCGATGCCTCGCTCTCGCACGTCGGTGGGCAGGTCGATCTGGCGTTCTCGCCCACCGATGCCTTCCCCGAACGCGATGAACTGGTTTCGCGGTTCTCCGGCCTCTCCAGTCTGCATTCGCTGGACGATGACGAGGACAACCTTGCCCAGCTGACCCGCCGCGCGCGCAGCGATCGCGACCTGATCGTCGAAATCCTGCGCACTTATGGCTATTACGACGCCGAGGTTTACCAGTCGATCGTCACGCCGCAGAGCGAGGCGGCTGCTTCGGCGGCGTCTGCCAGCGCGGAGGGTGGCAACGGGGCGCGGCGCGGCCAGCGCCGCAATGCCATCGATCTGTCCAAGGTGGTCGTGCGGTTCGATGTGGTGCCGGGGCCGCAGTACCGGCTGGCGAAGATCGACCTTGGCGATATTGCCGGAACGGGCGCGGACTACGAAACCCTGCGCGCCGCTTTTGGCGTCCGCGTCGGCGATCCGGTCAATACCGAGAAGATCCTCAAGGGCCGCGCCGATCTTGCCGCCACGCTGGGCGACAACGGCTATGCCTTCGCCAAGGTGGGCGAACCGGCGCTGGTGATCGACCACGAGCCGCGCACCGGCGATCTGACGGTGCCGGTCACCAGCGGCGGCCGCTATGTGTTCGGGCAAGTCGTCAGCGGCATGCCGCGCTTCATGGGTTCGCGCCATATCCAGCATATCGCGCGATTCCGGCCGGGCGACGTCTATCAGACCGCCATGCTCGACGATCTGCGGCAAGCGATCCTGGCGACCAGCCTCGTTTCCTCGGTCACGGTCAAGACGCGTGAAGTGACGCCGCCCGCCGCCGGCAAGCCCGGCGTGGTCGATGTCGATGTCGATATGGCCAAGGCGCCGCAGCGCACGATTGCGGCGCTGATCGGCTATTCCAGCGGCGAAGGCTTCCGCGTCGAGGCGAGCTGGGAGCACCGCAACCTGATCCCGCCCGAAGGCATGGTGCGCGTGCGCGGCGTCGCCGGCACCCGCGAGCAGTTGCTCGGCGTAATCTATCGCCGCAACAACTTCCTCACGCGCGATCAGGTGCTGACCGCCGATCTTTATGCCCAGACCAAGGTGAGCGATGCCTATCAGGCGCGCACCCTGTCGCTGGTCAGCAGCATCGAGCGGCAGACCACGCTGCTGTTCCAGAAGCCCTGGGTCTATTCGGCAGGCCTCGAAGTGGTGGCCACCAGCGAGCGCGAGGACAGCACCCAGCCGCGCAAGACCTATTTCATCGGCGCGCTGCCCTTGCGCGGGGCCTATGACGGCAGCGACAGCCTGCTCGATCCCACGCGCGGCTTCCGCGTGGCGCTGCGCGTCTCGCCGGAAATCTCGCGCCAGGCCGGCGCGAATTCGACCTATGTGAAGGTCCAGCTCGACGCGAGCCTCTATCGCCCGGTCAGCGACAGCGTGGTCATGGCCGGCCGCGTGCGCTTCGGCGCGATCCAGGGCGCGGACATCGCCAGCATCGCGCCGTCGCGCCGGTTCTATGCGGGGGGCGGATCGTCGGTGCGCGGCTATGGCTATCAGCAGATCGGCCCGCGTGACACGACCGGCGCGCCCAGCGGCGGCCGTTCGCTGACCGAATTCTCGCTCGAAGCGCGGGTCAAGACCGGGCTGATGGGCGGTGCGGTCAGCGTGGTGCCGTTCGTCGATGCCGGCGCGGTGGACGAAACCACGACACCGCGCTTCCGCGACATCAAGGTCGGTGTCGGCGTGGGCATCCGTTACCAGACCAACTTCGGTCCGATCCGCATCGATCTCGGCACCCCGCTCAACCCGTCGAAGGGCGATAGCCGTATTGGCGTCTATGTCGCGCTGGGGCAGGCGTTCTGA